The following coding sequences lie in one Panicum virgatum strain AP13 chromosome 6N, P.virgatum_v5, whole genome shotgun sequence genomic window:
- the LOC120679189 gene encoding uncharacterized protein LOC120679189 isoform X1, with amino-acid sequence MLLNVRHQCSAAHIGNYLEYQNFQYDQWRYILKVLYKKVGLFKEAMDLQIKETRVAAWLQLELDEETRGSEMEGVPIYMMYSSFYIIRPAATVLERISKNFDKLDQIYDKQLISLKRLEDVMRENIKRDRRRKVLVRGIVFIGIAVFVKKQFFGASQRGQGDKQEHLDP; translated from the exons ATGTTGCTTAATGTTCGTCATCAATGT agCGCTGCTCACATTGGAAATTACCTCGAATATCAAAACTTTCAGTATGATCAGTGGAGATACATACTGAAGGTTCTGTACAAGAAAGTTGGGCTTTTCAAAGAGGCGATGGACCTGCAAATCAAAGAG ACTAGAGTTGCTGCATGGCTCCAATTAGAACTGGATGAAGAAACTCGTGGCtctgaaatggagggagtacccaTTTACATGATGTATTCCTCGTTTTAT ATCATACGGCCGGCAGCAACCGTACTAGAACGGATCTCCAAGAACTTCGACAAATTAGACCAAATCTATGATAAACAGCTTATTAGTTTAAAGCGACTCGAAGATGTGATGCGAGAGAATATCAAGCGTGACAG GCGTAGAAAAGTGTTAGTGCGTGGTATTGTCTTCATCGGCATTGCCGTTTTCGTGAAAAAACAATTCTTTGGTGCGAGTCAAAGAGGACAAGGCGATAAGCAAGAGCACTTAGACCCTTAA
- the LOC120679189 gene encoding uncharacterized protein LOC120679189 isoform X2: MLLNVRHQCSAAHIGNYLEYQNFQYDQWRYILKVLYKKVGLFKEAMDLQIKEIIRPAATVLERISKNFDKLDQIYDKQLISLKRLEDVMRENIKRDRRRKVLVRGIVFIGIAVFVKKQFFGASQRGQGDKQEHLDP, translated from the exons ATGTTGCTTAATGTTCGTCATCAATGT agCGCTGCTCACATTGGAAATTACCTCGAATATCAAAACTTTCAGTATGATCAGTGGAGATACATACTGAAGGTTCTGTACAAGAAAGTTGGGCTTTTCAAAGAGGCGATGGACCTGCAAATCAAAGAG ATCATACGGCCGGCAGCAACCGTACTAGAACGGATCTCCAAGAACTTCGACAAATTAGACCAAATCTATGATAAACAGCTTATTAGTTTAAAGCGACTCGAAGATGTGATGCGAGAGAATATCAAGCGTGACAG GCGTAGAAAAGTGTTAGTGCGTGGTATTGTCTTCATCGGCATTGCCGTTTTCGTGAAAAAACAATTCTTTGGTGCGAGTCAAAGAGGACAAGGCGATAAGCAAGAGCACTTAGACCCTTAA
- the LOC120678328 gene encoding short-chain dehydrogenase reductase 2a-like, translated as MEERSRVEDENWDSVMESLDLLFAKVGAVEIHQEKIEAKFDVSTKLLEQMLLDQQTLAKQMEATGNAVAQLTLNQMRNRQERPPSPQSSDSNEDIGFQQRRQLLLANKVAVITGAASTVGKAIAQKFFNNGASVFLADKELDKCRSFADELKKNKDPNDMQVAEAMPCDTSDWLKFRHEIENLKDKHRHLDIFYNNTEFNHISALLSDSKAFENTMAANFQSVLDSINLASAVMKSQNQKGGCILLRSSTMGLLGDVVPSAYSISQAAAIGVIRAKAAELAVHGVRVNAISQHANVHKRMLKSIFPHAEDDHLEHMIKKYMMSRTAANDDVANTAVYLASDYGKSLTGNNLILNGEFAL; from the exons ATGGAGGAGCGCTCACGAGTAGAAGATGAGAATTGGGATAGTGTTATGGAAAGTCTAGATCTGTTGTTTGCCAAGGTTGGTGCTGTTGAAATTCATCAGGAGAAGATAGAGGCCAAGTTTGATGTGTCAACAAAATTGCTAGAACAGATGCTGCTCGATCAACAAACTTTGGCCAAGCAAATGGAAGCCACTGGCAATGCGGTTGCCCAGCTAACCCTCAATCAGATGAGAAATCGTCAGGAACGACCACCAAGCCCACAATCCAGTGACAGTAATGAAGACATTGGATTCCAACAACGCCGTCA GTTGCTGCTTGCTAACAAGGTGGCTGTCATCACGGGAGCCGCAAGCACAGTCGGCAAGGCGATTGCCCAAAAATTCTTCAACAACGGCGCCTCGGTCTTCCTAGCAGATAAAGAGCTGGACAAGTGCAGAAGCTTCGCAGACGAACTCAAAAAGAACAAGGACCCTAATGACATGCAAGTGGCTGAAGCAATGCCCTGCGACACAAGTGACTGGCTGAAGTTTAGGCATGAGATTGAAAACCTCAAGGACAAACACAGGCATCTTGACATCTTCTACAACAACACCGAGTTCAACCACATTTCCGCTTTGTTGAGCGACAGCAAAGCCTTCGAGAACACCATGGCGGCCAACTTCCAGTCGGTCCTGGACAGCATCAATCTCGCCAGCGCTGTGATGAAGAGCCAGAACCAGAAGGGAGGCTGCATCCTCCTGAGGAGCAGCACCATGGGCTTGCTCGGCGACGTCGTGCCGTCGGCGTACAGCATCTCCCAGGCCGCGGCCATCGGCGTGATCCGGGCCAAGGCGGCGGAGCTGGCGGTGCACGGCGTGCGGGTGAATGCTATCTCGCAGCACGCCAACGTTCACAAGCGCATGCTCAAGTCGATCTTCCCCCACGCCGAGGATGACCACCTTGAACATATGATCAAGAAATACATGATGAGCAGGACGGCGGCCAACGACGACGTGGCCAACACGGCGGTGTACCTCGCGTCGGACTACGGTAAGAGCCTGACAGGGAACAACCTCATCCTGAACGGCGAGTTCGCTCTTTAG
- the LOC120679188 gene encoding zinc finger BED domain-containing protein RICESLEEPER 2-like, with product MSSLQLEASGTSESTDNSSSQTPNRRAPIWEYYEPELVRIDGALKAICKYCGTKLIANRKSGTNSLRTHIAEYCPKVPSDDRNRFVATMKKKPDGPFTFNKHRSRDLMIAWIVRADVAFNKFDDEGFEPWMESLQPTFSGIGRQTIRNDCVAKFERAKIELRSELQSLSSRICFTSDLWTSNQKLGYLCVIAHYIGPDFVLKKKIIAFKDVKYPHTGVAIEEAITTILTDYGIKEKMFTITLDNAANNKTACDLLQESGKQDMLFGGEHLLVRCCAHILTFLCKTV from the coding sequence ATGTCTTCTCTTCAGTTAGAGGCCTCTGGCACAAGTGAGAGCACTGATAATAGTTCGTCACAAACACCAAATAGAAGGGCACCAATCTGGGAGTATTATGAGCCGGAATTGGTCAGGATAGATGGTGCACTAAAAGCAATTTGCAAGTACTGTGGAACAAAGTTGATTGCAAACAGGAAATCTGGTACAAACAGCCTTAGAACTCACATTGCAGAGTACTGCCCCAAAGTCCCTAGTGATGATAGGAACAGATTTGTCGCTACAATGAAGAAAAAGCCAGATGGTCCATTCACCTTTAATAAGCATAGAAGTCGCGACCTGATGATTGCATGGATTGTTAGAGCTGATGTAGCATTCAACAAGTTTGATGATGAAGGTTTTGAGCCTTGGATGGAGTCACTGCAACCCACTTTTAGCGGCATAGGGAGACAAACGATTCGTAATGATTGTGTTGCTAAGTTTGAGAGAGCAAAGATAGAATTACGAAGTGAACTTCAGAGTCTTAGCTCTCGCATATGCTTCACTTCGGATCTTTGGACATCAAACCAAAAGTTGGGATATCTTTGTGTTATAGCCCACTATATTGGCCCTGATtttgttttgaagaaaaagataaTTGCATTTAAGGATGTGAAGTATCCACATACAGGTGTTGCTATTGAGGAAGCCATTACAACTATTCTGACAGACTATGGAATCAAAGAGAAGATGTTCACAATAACACTGGACAATGCAGCAAACAACAAGACAGCTTGCGATCTTCTACAAGAAAGCGGAAAGCAAGACATGTTATTTGGTGGTGAGCATCTTCTTGTTAGATGTTGTGCTCATATACTCACATTCTTGTGCAAGACGGTATGA